A window of Fragaria vesca subsp. vesca linkage group LG7, FraVesHawaii_1.0, whole genome shotgun sequence contains these coding sequences:
- the LOC101293631 gene encoding probable pectate lyase 4-like, whose translation MTALPYGDVDSHLKAMAGKAEGFGRFAIGGLHGPVYSVTTLADDGPGSLREGCRKQEPLWILFEVSGTIHLSSYLSVSSYKTIDGRGRRVKLTGKGLRLKECEHIIICNLEFEGGRGHDVDGIQIKPNSRHIWIDRCSLRDYDDGLIDITRQSTDITISRCYFQQHDKTMLIGADPSHVGDRCIRVTIHHCFFDGTRQRQPRVRFGKVHLYNNYTRNWGIYAVCASVESQIYSQCNIYEAGTKKKTFEYYTEKAADREEAKSGFIRSEGDVFLNGAQPCTLTGFSEDCMFHPSEFYPVWTMEAASDSLKGVLHILTGWQPIQRPPLEQPIMV comes from the exons ATGACTGCGCTACCGTACGGCGACGTGGATTCCCATCTGAAAGCAATGGCCGGTAAGGCCGAGGGCTTCGGCCGGTTCGCCATCGGAGGCCTCCACGGCCCCGTCTATTCCGTCACCACATTGGCAG ATGATGGTCCAGGCTCACTTCGTGAAGGATGCCGGAAACAAGAACCACTCTGGATTCTCTTTGAGGTTTCAGGCACCATTCATCTCTCTTCTTATTTGAGCGTTTCATCTTACAAGACAATTGATGGCCGGGGGCGAAGAGTAAAGCTCACAGGCAAGGGCCTTAGACTGAAGGAATGTGAACACATAATCATATGCAACCTTGAGTTTGAAGGTGGTAGAGGACATGATGTAGATGGCATTCAGATAAAACCAAATTCCAGGCATATATGGATTGACCGATGCAGCCTTCGTGATTATGATGATGGTCTCATAGATATCACCCGACAAAGTACAGACATAACTATTTCTAG ATGTTACTTCCAGCAACATGACAAGACGATGCTTATTGGAGCTGATCCTTCACATGTTGGTGACAGATGCATTCGGGTCACAATTCATCATTGTTTTTTTGACGGGACAAGACAAAGGCAACCTCGTGTTAGATTTGGGAAAGTTCATCTTTACAACAATTACACTCGTAACTGGGGTATATATGCTGTTTGTGCCAGCGTAGAATCCCAG ATATACTCTCAATGCAACATATATGAAGCAGGAACGAAGAAGAAGACTTTTGAATATTATACTGAGAAG GCTGCAGATAGAGAAGAGGCGAAATCTGGCTTCATACGATCTGAGGGGGATGTATTCCTGAATGGAGCTCAACCATGCACATTAACAGGGTTCAGTGAAGACTGCATGTTCCATCCAAGTGAATTTTATCCAGTTTGGACTATGGAAGCAGCCTCAGATTCTCTTAAAGGTGTTCTCCACATTCTTACGGGTTGGCAACCCATTCAAAGGCCGCCATTAGAGCAGCCGATAATGGTATAG
- the LOC101293927 gene encoding uncharacterized protein LOC101293927 — MLVSETPKSGITTLPPPRRGMSSLFFMSSNKSLSSSHYSHSSSFAGTTPSRTFSLSMMEENIENAEAVITKWDPSSSSYTKVTFIFQQSRKEAKEYLKAVKTLRSAMHVLLGERFPSSKIVIAQNLMQLAMKRLEKEFYQILSASRDQLDPESVSNRSSSRSSKFYDEEAEGRSDDELDIAGESITEVERASVLAMSDLKSIADCMISSGYGKECAKIYRIIRKSIIDEGLYHLGIQRFKSSHIQKMDSQALDNEIKKWMKAAKIAVKTLFQGEKILCDHVFAASETIKESCFYEITKEGATTLFSFPELLVKTKKVSERIFGLMELHEAVSDLWPETEAVFCSESTSGSKLQALSLLLKLGDSVRSILSDFESTIQKDSTKILVPGGGVHPLTQKVMNYLTSLADYSIILCDILADYPPPANSSFHETSFKSSMPDEGSTPAVSVHLAWLILVLLCKLDIKAEIYKDVGLAYLFLANNLHFIVEKVQQSPNLKLLLGEEWVAEHMKKVKLYASTYEITAWTKVLSSLPEKSFEMSTEMAKECFRRFNIAFEEAYRKQTSWIVQDRKLRDDLKVSIAQKLVPTYQEFYDTYMVMLTEEKNLELLVRFSPDDLGNYLSDLFHGTSISLSPTSSSFPPRSCLPL, encoded by the coding sequence ATGCTAGTCTCAGAGACACCAAAGAGTGGTATCACCACACTCCCACCGCCAAGAAGAGGAATGTCCAGCCTCTTCTTCATGTCATCCAACAAATCCCTCTCTTCTTCTCACTATTCACATTCTAGCTCTTTCGCTGGCACGACCCCTAGCCGCACCTTCTCCCTGTCGATGATGGAAGAGAACATCGAAAATGCTGAGGCTGTCATCACCAAATGGGATCCAAGTTCCTCTTCGTACACCAAGGTTACCTTCATCTTCCAGCAAAGCAGGAAAGAAGCCAAAGAGTACCTCAAAGCAGTCAAAACCTTGCGTAGCGCTATGCATGTTCTACTAGGTGAAAGATTTCCATCCAGCAAGATTGTGATTGCTCAGAATCTGATGCAACTAGCGATGAAAAGGCTTGAGAAAGAGTTTTACCAGATATTGTCTGCAAGCCGTGATCAGCTAGACCCCGAGTCAGTTTCAAATCGATCCTCAAGCAGATCAAGCAAATTTTATGATGAAGAGGCTGAGGGCCGATCAGATGATGAGCTGGATATTGCTGGCGAGTCGATAACTGAGGTTGAGAGAGCCTCAGTACTTGCCATGTCAGATCTGAAGTCAATAGCTGATTGTATGATCAGTTCTGGCTATGGTAAAGAGTGTGCAAAGATATACAGGATAATCCGAAAGTCAATAATCGACGAGGGACTATATCACCTTGGAATCCAGCGGTTCAAGTCTTCTCACATTCAGAAGATGGATTCGCAAGCACTCGATAATGAAATCAAGAAATGGATGAAGGCTGCAAAGATTGCTGTGAAGACACTTTTTCAAGGAGAGAAAATTCTCTGTGATCATGTGTTTGCAGCATCCGAGACCATCAAAGAGTCATGCTTTTATGAGATAACCAAAGAGGGAGCAACCACCCTATTCAGTTTTCCTGAACTCCTTGTCAAGACCAAGAAAGTTTCAGAAAGAATTTTCGGGCTAATGGAACTCCATGAAGCAGTCTCTGATCTTTGGCCTGAAACTGAAGCAGTATTCTGCTCTGAATCAACATCTGGTAGCAAACTACAAGCGCTTTCATTATTGCTCAAACTTGGAGATTCTGTCCGTTCTATTCTTTCAGATTTTGAATCAACCATTCAAAAGGACTCTACAAAAATTCTAGTCCCTGGGGGCGGGGTTCACCCACTTACTCAAAAAGTGATGAACTATCTAACTTCACTAGCAGACTACAGCATAATTCTCTGTGATATTCTTGCTGATTATCCACCACCAGCAAACTCTTCATTTCATGAAACCTCCTTCAAGAGCTCAATGCCAGATGAAGGTTCAACACCAGCAGTGTCAGTCCACCTAGCTTGGCTCATTTTAGTTCTTTTGTGCAAGCTTGACATTAAAGCTGAGATTTACAAAGATGTGGGTTTGGCGTATCTCTTCCTTGCCAACAATCTTCACTTCATTGTTGAGAAGGTGCAGCAATCACCCAACCTGAAACTCCTCCTCGGTGAAGAATGGGTAGCTGAACACATGAAGAAGGTTAAACTATATGCTTCAACCTACGAGATCACAGCCTGGACAAAGGTTTTATCATCCTTACCAGAGAAGTCATTCGAAATGTCTACTGAAATGGCAAAGGAGTGTTTTAGAAGGTTCAACATAGCTTTCGAAGAGGCATATAGGAAACAAACATCCTGGATCGTACAGGATAGGAAGTTGAGGGATGACTTGAAGGTGTCCATAGCGCAGAAACTAGTACCAACATATCAAGAATTTTACGACACATACATGGTGATGCTGACTGAGGAGAAAAATTTGGAGTTGCTTGTAAGATTTTCTCCTGATGACTTGGGCAATTACTTGTCAGATTTGTTCCACGGGACTTCTATCTCACTCAGTCCAACATCTTCATCGTTTCCTCCGCGGAGCTGCCTCCCTCTCTGA
- the LOC101294213 gene encoding 60S ribosomal protein L35-like: MARIKVHELRQKSKADLLAQLKDLKAELALLRVAKVTGGAPNKLSKIKVVRLGIAQVLTVISQKQKAALREVYKNKKLLPLDLRPKKTRAIRRRLTKHQASLKTEREKKREMYYPLRKFAIKA, encoded by the exons ATGG CCAGAATCAAGGTTCACGAGCTGAGGCAGAAGTCAAAGGCCGATCTTTTGGCCCAGCTCAAGGATCTCAAGGCGGAGCTCGCCCTCCTCCGCGTCGCCAAGGTCACCGGTGGCGCACCCAACAAGCTCTCCAAGAT CAAGGTTGTGAGGCTTGGGATTGCTCAGGTGTTGACAGTGATCTCGCAGAAGCAGAAGGCTGCTCTGAGGGAAGTGTACAAGAACAAGAAGCTCTTGCCTCTTGATCTTCGTCCCAAGAAGACCAGGGCCATTCGCCGAAGGCTTACCAAGCACCAG GCATCTTTGAAGACTGAACGTGAGAAGAAGAGGGAGATGTACTACCCCTTGAGGAAGTTTGCCATCAAGGCATAG